A genomic region of Populus nigra chromosome 11, ddPopNigr1.1, whole genome shotgun sequence contains the following coding sequences:
- the LOC133668773 gene encoding double-stranded RNA-binding protein 4-like isoform X1 — MYKSKLQQLSQQRGWEIPKYEVTKEGQEHSPHFYATVTVDATLFSTPYPSSSSKKAQNDAAKLAYKYFSDHPRASSSSPLNVSADCSGGSAGENTRPSPGGNLELDLQDANRTPLSNEDGAVAKTDESFGGMLHLFKNQLQTYAQKRNFTRPVYSCERVGPPHAIRFKCKVTVNGQTYESREYFPTLSKAENAAAKVALMSLLPNGVEEDESGYKNLLQDMAQREGCGLPTYFTEKSGEAHAPTFISTVEIDGVNFTGKEARNKKQAEMSAAKIAYTARRR; from the exons ATGTACAAATCAAAGCTTCAACAACTGTCCCAGCAGAGAGGATGGGAGATCCCTAAGTATGAAGTCACTAAAGAGGGACAAGAGCACAGCCCTCACTTTTATGCCACTGTCACCGTCGACGCCACCCTCTTTTCCACTCCTTACCCCTCTTCTTCATCTAAAAAAGCTCAAAACGACGCTGCTAAGCTCGCCTATAAATACTTCTCCGACCACCCTCGCGCTTCCTCCTCCTCCCCGCTTAATG TTTCTGCAGACTGTTCGGGAGGAAGCGCTGGGGAGAATACTCGTCCATCTCCCGGAGGGAACTTGGAATTAGACCTACAAGATGCAAATCGAACTCCCCTGTCAAATGAAGACGGGGCAGTTGCCAAGACTGATGAGAGTTTTGGAG GTATGCTGCACTTGTTTAAAAACCAGCTGCAAACCTATGCGCAAAAGAGAAATTTCACTCGACCTGTGTATTCTTGTGAGCGTGTGGGTCCTCCTCATGCTATTCGCTTTAAGTGCAAGGTCACTGTAAACGGACAAACCTATGAGAGTCGGGAATATTTTCCCACATTGAGCAAAGCTGAAAATGCAGCTGCAAAAGTTGCATTGATGTCATTATTGCCAAATGGAGTTGAAGAg gatGAATCTGGCTATAAGAATCTTTTACAAGATATGGCTCAGAGAGAAGGTTGTGGTTTGCCAACTTATTTTACAGAGAAATCTGGTGAAGCTCATGCGCCTACTTTCATTTCAACAGTGGAGATAGATGGAGTGAATTTTACTGGAAAAGAAGCAAGAAATAAGAAGCAGGCAGAGATGAGTGCTGCAAAGATTGCATACACAGCTCGAAGACGTTGA
- the LOC133668773 gene encoding double-stranded RNA-binding protein 4-like isoform X2 produces MYKSKLQQLSQQRGWEIPKYEVTKEGQEHSPHFYATVTVDATLFSTPYPSSSSKKAQNDAAKLAYKYFSDHPRASSSSPLNDCSGGSAGENTRPSPGGNLELDLQDANRTPLSNEDGAVAKTDESFGGMLHLFKNQLQTYAQKRNFTRPVYSCERVGPPHAIRFKCKVTVNGQTYESREYFPTLSKAENAAAKVALMSLLPNGVEEDESGYKNLLQDMAQREGCGLPTYFTEKSGEAHAPTFISTVEIDGVNFTGKEARNKKQAEMSAAKIAYTARRR; encoded by the exons ATGTACAAATCAAAGCTTCAACAACTGTCCCAGCAGAGAGGATGGGAGATCCCTAAGTATGAAGTCACTAAAGAGGGACAAGAGCACAGCCCTCACTTTTATGCCACTGTCACCGTCGACGCCACCCTCTTTTCCACTCCTTACCCCTCTTCTTCATCTAAAAAAGCTCAAAACGACGCTGCTAAGCTCGCCTATAAATACTTCTCCGACCACCCTCGCGCTTCCTCCTCCTCCCCGCTTAATG ACTGTTCGGGAGGAAGCGCTGGGGAGAATACTCGTCCATCTCCCGGAGGGAACTTGGAATTAGACCTACAAGATGCAAATCGAACTCCCCTGTCAAATGAAGACGGGGCAGTTGCCAAGACTGATGAGAGTTTTGGAG GTATGCTGCACTTGTTTAAAAACCAGCTGCAAACCTATGCGCAAAAGAGAAATTTCACTCGACCTGTGTATTCTTGTGAGCGTGTGGGTCCTCCTCATGCTATTCGCTTTAAGTGCAAGGTCACTGTAAACGGACAAACCTATGAGAGTCGGGAATATTTTCCCACATTGAGCAAAGCTGAAAATGCAGCTGCAAAAGTTGCATTGATGTCATTATTGCCAAATGGAGTTGAAGAg gatGAATCTGGCTATAAGAATCTTTTACAAGATATGGCTCAGAGAGAAGGTTGTGGTTTGCCAACTTATTTTACAGAGAAATCTGGTGAAGCTCATGCGCCTACTTTCATTTCAACAGTGGAGATAGATGGAGTGAATTTTACTGGAAAAGAAGCAAGAAATAAGAAGCAGGCAGAGATGAGTGCTGCAAAGATTGCATACACAGCTCGAAGACGTTGA